One Oharaeibacter diazotrophicus DNA segment encodes these proteins:
- a CDS encoding AprI/Inh family metalloprotease inhibitor: MTLRTVLLAPLFAALCGCASGGSSADVDGTTVTATTSSAGLAGPLGGVGIGVGTVELAPAPEPDPAAGLFGPWTLARAGDRVCMVDLGSRNAVGDHTAKTRRCTSVELARIALWTPTPEGLILYDFERRPVVTLVAQPTGVYEGAMFDGTRLTLWR; the protein is encoded by the coding sequence ATGACCCTCCGCACAGTCCTCCTCGCGCCCCTCTTCGCCGCGCTCTGCGGCTGCGCCTCCGGCGGAAGCAGCGCCGACGTCGACGGCACCACCGTGACCGCCACCACGTCCTCGGCCGGCCTCGCCGGCCCGCTCGGCGGCGTCGGGATCGGCGTCGGCACGGTCGAACTCGCCCCCGCGCCCGAACCGGATCCGGCCGCCGGCCTGTTCGGGCCGTGGACGCTGGCCCGCGCCGGCGACCGGGTCTGCATGGTCGATCTCGGTTCGCGCAACGCCGTCGGCGACCACACCGCCAAGACGCGGCGCTGCACCTCCGTCGAACTGGCGCGCATCGCGCTGTGGACCCCGACGCCCGAGGGCCTGATCCTCTACGACTTCGAGCGCCGCCCGGTGGTGACGCTGGTCGCGCAGCCGACCGGCGTCTACGAGGGCGCGATGTTCGACGGCACCCGGCTGACGCTCTGGCGCTGA
- a CDS encoding OpgC family protein, giving the protein MRRLAILDGMRGYFLVFMMLNHLTFEGGYRLVRINHGELGYVQDAQGFVFLSGLLVGMVYARTMAKRGFSAVREKIHGRAFELYLYALGCLLAIGLAGVVLPGPQDYWKDWLWQLTDGNPGFAAAAALLLFQPTYLDILPQYIVYMIAAPFLVRLVVEGRAATVLAGSLALWALVQFGLHLPLANALDAAMAAAWPGLMLRAHFNVLAWQIVFVSGLVAGALTASGGIDWNRVFDPARPGPALAALAVVVLFAAYRLGFTWGLVPDVLAERFARLDMRGEFSAVYLLNFAALGYLVTWTIVAGGRRERGVAPAAGRTLRRLFELPFLRLIGRNSLQVYAYHAVAIYLLRAATAHHPVEGEVAKTAVALAAVASLALPALWWERRAERARLAAAGA; this is encoded by the coding sequence ATGCGACGCTTGGCCATCCTCGACGGGATGCGGGGCTATTTCCTCGTGTTCATGATGCTGAACCACCTGACCTTCGAGGGTGGCTACCGGCTGGTGCGGATCAACCACGGCGAACTCGGCTACGTCCAGGACGCCCAGGGTTTCGTGTTCCTGTCCGGCCTCCTGGTCGGCATGGTCTACGCCCGCACGATGGCGAAGCGCGGCTTCTCCGCCGTGCGCGAGAAGATCCACGGCCGCGCCTTCGAGCTCTATCTCTACGCGCTCGGCTGCCTGCTCGCGATCGGCCTCGCCGGCGTCGTCCTGCCCGGTCCGCAGGACTACTGGAAGGACTGGCTCTGGCAGCTGACCGACGGCAACCCCGGCTTCGCCGCCGCCGCGGCGCTGCTGCTCTTCCAACCGACCTATCTCGACATCCTGCCGCAGTACATCGTCTACATGATCGCGGCGCCCTTCCTGGTGCGCCTCGTCGTCGAGGGCCGTGCCGCGACCGTGCTGGCGGGATCGCTCGCCCTGTGGGCGCTGGTGCAGTTCGGCCTGCACCTGCCGCTGGCGAACGCGCTCGACGCCGCCATGGCCGCCGCCTGGCCAGGGCTGATGCTGCGCGCCCATTTCAACGTGCTCGCCTGGCAAATCGTGTTCGTCTCCGGGCTCGTCGCCGGCGCGCTCACTGCCAGCGGCGGGATCGACTGGAACCGCGTATTCGACCCGGCCCGCCCCGGTCCGGCGCTGGCGGCCCTCGCCGTCGTCGTCCTGTTCGCGGCCTACCGCCTCGGTTTCACCTGGGGGCTCGTGCCGGACGTGCTGGCCGAGCGCTTCGCCCGGCTCGACATGCGGGGCGAGTTCAGCGCCGTCTACCTCCTGAACTTCGCCGCCCTCGGCTATCTCGTCACCTGGACGATCGTCGCCGGCGGCCGGCGCGAGCGCGGCGTCGCGCCGGCCGCCGGACGCACGCTGCGCCGGCTGTTCGAACTGCCGTTCCTGCGCCTGATCGGGCGCAACTCGCTGCAGGTCTACGCCTATCACGCGGTGGCGATCTACCTGCTGCGCGCCGCGACGGCGCACCATCCGGTCGAGGGCGAGGTCGCCAAGACGGCGGTGGCGCTCGCCGCGGTGGCCTCGCTGGCCCTGCCCGCGCTGTGGTGGGAGCGGCGGGCCGAGCGTGCCAGGCTCGCGGCGGCGGGGGCGTGA
- a CDS encoding BA14K family protein: protein MSSPNFRRATCAVLALGMLAPVGIAPAVAQDRDLYIKRYYQNNRHDDGYRDWRRGRWNDNDYRRWYRRHHHHDSGRNLGAAALFGLAAGALAGGIIANQSAPQVTGSIGRVPSAGGYPPGSSGYVAYCSAKYRSFDPGSGTYLGYDGARHYCR, encoded by the coding sequence ATGTCGTCGCCCAACTTCCGCCGCGCGACTTGCGCCGTTCTGGCTCTCGGCATGCTGGCCCCGGTCGGCATCGCTCCGGCCGTCGCGCAGGACCGCGATCTCTACATCAAGCGCTACTACCAGAACAATCGCCACGACGACGGCTATCGCGACTGGCGTCGCGGGCGCTGGAACGACAACGACTATCGTCGCTGGTACCGTCGTCATCATCACCACGACAGCGGCCGCAACCTCGGCGCCGCCGCGCTGTTCGGCCTCGCCGCCGGCGCGCTGGCGGGCGGCATCATCGCCAACCAGTCCGCGCCGCAGGTCACCGGCTCGATCGGGCGCGTGCCGTCGGCCGGCGGCTATCCGCCGGGCTCGTCGGGCTACGTGGCCTACTGCTCGGCGAAGTACCGCTCGTTCGATCCGGGCAGCGGCACCTATCTCGGCTACGACGGCGCGCGGCACTACTGCCGCTGA
- a CDS encoding 1-phosphofructokinase family hexose kinase: MKPIVTLTLNPTIDGSAEAEAVRPTHKIRTSNENYDPGGGGINVTRVIKELGGESIAVYLAGGSTGGVLDELLGSRGIARRRIPIAGTTRVSHLVYEKSTGLEYRFIAEGPEVSERECQKCLQALEDLDWDWLVASGSLPRGVPSDFYVRLIDLCAARGGKLVLDTSGEPLKLALERGGLALVKPSQGEFEKFLGRPLGSPEAIAAAAAEAVAAGKSEMIAITLGHEGAVLATREGTVFLPAPKVEAKSTSGAGDSFVAGMVHALALGWRPDDAFRLGIASGTAAVLSTGTRLCRRIDVDRIYGEIRRTSAP; this comes from the coding sequence TCGACGGTTCCGCCGAGGCCGAGGCGGTCCGTCCCACCCACAAGATCCGGACCTCCAACGAGAACTACGATCCCGGCGGCGGCGGCATCAACGTCACCCGGGTGATCAAGGAACTCGGCGGCGAATCGATCGCGGTCTATCTCGCGGGCGGCTCGACCGGGGGCGTGCTCGACGAGCTGCTCGGCAGCCGCGGCATCGCCCGGCGGCGGATCCCGATCGCCGGCACCACCCGCGTCAGCCATCTCGTCTACGAGAAGTCGACCGGCCTCGAATACCGCTTCATCGCCGAGGGACCCGAGGTCAGCGAGCGCGAGTGCCAGAAGTGCCTGCAGGCGCTCGAGGACCTCGACTGGGACTGGCTGGTCGCGAGCGGCAGCCTGCCGCGCGGCGTGCCCTCGGACTTCTACGTCCGCCTGATCGACCTCTGTGCCGCCCGCGGCGGCAAACTCGTGCTCGACACCTCCGGCGAGCCGCTGAAGCTCGCCCTGGAGCGCGGCGGCCTCGCGCTGGTGAAGCCCAGCCAGGGCGAGTTCGAGAAGTTCCTCGGCCGACCGCTCGGCTCGCCCGAGGCGATCGCCGCGGCGGCGGCCGAGGCGGTCGCGGCCGGAAAGTCCGAGATGATCGCCATCACCCTCGGCCACGAGGGCGCGGTGCTCGCCACCCGCGAGGGCACGGTGTTCCTGCCGGCGCCGAAGGTCGAGGCCAAGAGCACGTCGGGCGCGGGCGACAGCTTCGTCGCCGGCATGGTGCACGCCCTCGCCCTCGGCTGGCGGCCCGACGACGCCTTCCGCCTCGGCATCGCCTCGGGCACCGCCGCCGTGCTCTCCACCGGCACGCGGCTCTGCCGCCGTATCGACGTCGACCGCATCTACGGCGAGATCCGCCGTACCAGCGCGCCTTGA